The following are encoded together in the Carboxydothermus pertinax genome:
- the glmS gene encoding glutamine--fructose-6-phosphate transaminase (isomerizing) — MCGIVGYIGPNPAAPILINGLKKLEYRGYDSAGIAVIEDNEIRITKSVGKIANLEEKLAGVVLNAAAGIGHTRWATHGKPSDENAHPHYDCTGKFAVVHNGIIENYLELKEELIAEGHTFRSETDTEVLAHLLEKYYDGDLLEAVIKLQKRLHGSYAVAFLAANEPGRIVAVRKDSPLVVGLGEGENFLASDIPAILAHTRKTYILEDGEIAELTANTVKIYDMDGNPVAKEIYEVTWNAEEAEKGGYAHFMQKEIFEQPKALRDTLAGRLDLESLEVKLPEIEANLSYYQNLNRIFISACGTAYHAGLVGKYLLEKLVRIPVEIDVASEFRYRDPLIKEGDLLIVISQSGETADTLAALREAKKRGARVLAVTNVVGSSVSREADDVIYTWAGPEIAVASTKAYTTQLLVMYLLALYLGRAKGSIEEKLYKEMVQGLKEIPQKVQEVLDAEAKVIEFAKKHLTKEDAFFIGRGLDFAVSLEGQLKLKEISYIHAEAYAAGELKHGTLALIVKDVPVIALATQEALFEKMLSNIKEVNAREATILGIAFEGKKELAKVTDDQIYLPRVPELLAPILAVVPLQLLAYHMSVLRGNDVDKPRNLAKSVTVE; from the coding sequence ATGTGCGGAATTGTTGGCTATATAGGACCTAATCCTGCAGCACCAATTTTAATAAATGGTCTTAAAAAATTAGAATATAGAGGGTATGATTCGGCAGGGATTGCCGTAATTGAGGATAACGAAATAAGAATAACCAAATCCGTAGGCAAAATTGCCAACTTAGAAGAAAAACTTGCTGGGGTGGTTTTAAATGCCGCCGCGGGCATCGGCCACACCCGCTGGGCAACTCACGGCAAACCGTCCGACGAAAACGCCCATCCCCACTATGACTGCACGGGCAAGTTTGCGGTGGTGCATAACGGCATCATTGAAAACTACCTGGAATTAAAAGAAGAGCTGATAGCCGAAGGCCATACTTTCCGTTCGGAAACCGATACTGAAGTTTTAGCGCACCTTTTAGAGAAGTATTATGATGGCGACCTTTTAGAGGCAGTTATAAAGCTTCAAAAACGCCTTCACGGCTCGTATGCAGTAGCTTTTCTTGCCGCCAATGAGCCGGGGAGGATTGTAGCGGTAAGAAAAGATAGTCCCTTGGTAGTGGGGTTAGGCGAAGGCGAGAATTTCCTTGCCTCAGACATTCCGGCTATCTTAGCCCACACCCGGAAGACCTATATTTTAGAAGATGGGGAAATAGCTGAACTTACCGCTAATACGGTAAAAATTTACGACATGGATGGTAATCCTGTAGCTAAAGAAATCTATGAAGTAACCTGGAACGCCGAAGAAGCAGAAAAAGGCGGCTATGCCCACTTTATGCAAAAAGAAATCTTTGAGCAGCCCAAAGCTCTACGGGATACCTTGGCGGGCCGGCTAGACCTTGAAAGCCTCGAGGTTAAACTTCCCGAAATTGAAGCTAATCTTTCCTATTATCAAAATTTAAACCGCATCTTTATTTCCGCCTGCGGTACTGCTTACCATGCAGGACTGGTAGGAAAATATCTTTTAGAAAAATTGGTCCGGATACCGGTGGAAATTGACGTAGCTTCCGAATTTCGCTACCGGGACCCGTTAATAAAGGAAGGCGATCTTTTAATAGTCATCAGCCAGTCCGGCGAGACTGCCGACACCTTAGCGGCTCTAAGGGAGGCCAAGAAACGGGGGGCCCGGGTACTGGCCGTCACCAACGTGGTGGGAAGCTCGGTTTCCCGGGAGGCCGACGATGTTATCTACACCTGGGCGGGCCCGGAAATTGCCGTAGCTTCCACTAAAGCTTACACCACCCAGCTTTTGGTGATGTACCTTTTAGCTCTTTATCTTGGCCGGGCCAAAGGAAGTATCGAGGAAAAGCTCTATAAAGAAATGGTCCAGGGGCTGAAAGAAATTCCACAAAAAGTCCAGGAAGTTCTTGATGCCGAAGCTAAAGTTATCGAATTCGCTAAAAAACACTTAACTAAAGAAGATGCTTTCTTTATCGGCCGGGGCCTTGACTTTGCCGTAAGTTTGGAAGGCCAGCTAAAACTAAAAGAAATCTCCTACATCCACGCCGAAGCCTACGCCGCTGGTGAATTAAAACACGGAACTTTAGCTTTAATCGTCAAAGACGTACCAGTAATAGCTTTAGCAACCCAGGAAGCTTTGTTTGAAAAAATGCTTTCTAACATAAAAGAAGTAAACGCCCGGGAAGCTACCATCCTCGGCATCGCCTTTGAAGGTAAAAAGGAACTTGCTAAAGTAACCGACGACCAGATCTATCTTCCCCGGGTACCGGAGTTACTGGCCCCAATTTTAGCGGTAGTGCCCCTGCAGCTTTTAGCCTACCACATGTCGGTCTTACGGGGTAACGATGTCGACAAACCGCGAAACCTGGCTAAGAGCGTGACGGTGGAGTAA
- a CDS encoding DUF2971 domain-containing protein has translation MWIKEFLRLLFPLNPDEMRIEEAIQLKHRHIPNALYRYRSLSEYSLDNLKNERERLSYPSEFNDPFDASIKINYALLSKELFLHRNMQKILIELQNKLGISLSDQAIREIRNSEDPFYSFSKHVARFDETLHGKEEDFARSLSEITLEQIKSIFAQFRSSFQTGYLVMCLSEVKDSILMWSHYSENHTGFCIEYNFKELGPLNPQSRMLFPINYTDDLFDATQYILQPLIRRDHSFNNLFGIYPTITKSTHWAYEKEWRIVFPLGPNASEEQRFIKLPKPKALYIGAKASAENIGRLKEIAIIKKIPLFQMMLSETSYVLVQKMLYHPNQQ, from the coding sequence ATGTGGATTAAAGAATTCTTAAGGCTGCTTTTTCCACTAAATCCTGATGAAATGCGTATTGAAGAGGCAATACAATTAAAACACAGACATATACCTAATGCATTATATCGTTACCGAAGTCTTAGCGAATATAGTCTTGATAATCTTAAAAATGAACGTGAAAGGCTGTCATATCCCTCAGAATTCAATGATCCGTTTGACGCAAGCATAAAGATTAATTACGCATTATTAAGTAAGGAACTTTTTCTCCATAGAAATATGCAAAAAATACTTATAGAATTACAAAATAAACTTGGAATATCCCTTAGCGATCAGGCAATTAGGGAAATTCGTAATTCAGAAGATCCGTTTTATTCTTTTTCAAAACATGTAGCAAGATTTGATGAAACCCTTCATGGTAAGGAAGAGGATTTTGCAAGATCTTTATCTGAAATTACCTTAGAACAAATTAAATCCATTTTTGCTCAGTTTCGAAGTAGCTTCCAAACAGGATATTTAGTGATGTGTTTAAGTGAAGTGAAGGATAGTATTCTCATGTGGAGTCATTATTCTGAGAACCATACTGGCTTTTGTATAGAATATAACTTTAAAGAATTGGGTCCACTTAATCCACAGAGTAGAATGCTTTTCCCAATTAATTACACTGATGATTTATTCGACGCAACGCAATATATATTGCAACCATTAATTAGGAGAGACCACTCATTTAATAACCTCTTCGGGATTTACCCAACGATAACAAAGTCAACACATTGGGCATATGAAAAAGAATGGCGAATAGTCTTTCCATTGGGTCCAAATGCTTCAGAAGAACAGCGTTTTATTAAATTACCTAAACCTAAAGCTTTATATATAGGTGCCAAAGCAAGTGCTGAAAATATTGGGAGGCTAAAAGAAATAGCAATCATAAAGAAGATTCCTCTTTTTCAAATGATGCTTTCAGAAACATCCTATGTTTTAGTACAAAAAATGTTGTATCATCCAAACCAACAATAA
- a CDS encoding SHOCT domain-containing protein: MMWRFFSGYGNGYGNGNGFGYFPGDFLINLLILMVVLVVVIVIAVVILKRLAVNNHSSSLTLSSRRSTAEEILKERYARGEINREEYLKALEDLKK, encoded by the coding sequence ATGATGTGGAGATTTTTTTCAGGTTACGGTAATGGGTATGGCAATGGCAATGGATTTGGATATTTCCCAGGTGATTTTCTTATAAATCTATTAATCCTAATGGTAGTTCTAGTTGTAGTTATAGTTATAGCAGTAGTTATCTTAAAACGATTAGCCGTAAATAATCATAGCAGTTCTTTAACCCTTTCCAGCCGGCGGTCAACAGCAGAAGAAATATTAAAGGAACGATATGCCCGAGGTGAAATAAATAGAGAAGAATATTTAAAAGCATTAGAAGATCTCAAGAAATAA
- a CDS encoding SHOCT domain-containing protein, with protein sequence MMFFIILFGAVIVYFIYKNLAGNDILSKVVPGKTPEELLKERYARGEISKETYKEMLNDLRNK encoded by the coding sequence ATGATGTTTTTTATTATTCTTTTTGGAGCTGTTATAGTTTACTTTATTTATAAGAACCTAGCCGGCAATGATATTCTTAGTAAAGTTGTTCCCGGGAAAACCCCTGAAGAACTTTTAAAAGAAAGATATGCCAGGGGCGAAATTTCTAAAGAAACCTATAAAGAAATGCTAAACGATTTGCGCAATAAATAA
- a CDS encoding MarR family winged helix-turn-helix transcriptional regulator: MDTNNVISLISSIREKANRFIMRELNNRGIKGIVTSHGDILVALFKNNVLTMKEIAEKIDRDKSTVTALVDKLVDFGYVKKERDPADSRVILVSLTDLGKQLQPDFEDISRKLIDVAFRGISPEEREALVKILIKIKENF, encoded by the coding sequence ATGGACACGAATAATGTTATTTCATTAATATCGTCAATCCGAGAAAAAGCCAATAGGTTTATCATGCGTGAATTAAACAACAGGGGTATAAAAGGAATTGTAACATCTCATGGAGATATCCTGGTTGCTCTTTTTAAAAATAATGTCCTTACGATGAAAGAAATAGCGGAAAAAATTGATAGAGATAAATCTACCGTAACCGCTTTAGTGGACAAGCTTGTGGATTTTGGATATGTAAAAAAGGAAAGAGACCCTGCCGATAGCAGAGTAATTTTAGTAAGTTTAACAGATTTGGGAAAACAACTACAGCCTGATTTTGAGGATATATCCAGGAAATTGATTGACGTAGCGTTCAGAGGGATTTCACCGGAGGAAAGGGAAGCGCTGGTTAAAATTTTAATAAAAATCAAAGAAAACTTTTAA
- a CDS encoding NAD(P)H-dependent oxidoreductase: MKHLVVFAHPNPKSFGKGIVDVIVKASKEKGMDVRVRDLYQIGFDPVLKPSDFEAIHSGKVPEDIAEEQEHIKWADVITFVYPVWWTGLPAMLKGYVDRVFSYGFAYQYVDGNPVGLLEGKKALLFCTTGASNEIYEQIGMHNSMKQTTDQGIFGFTGIEVIDHVFFGAVPTVDEETRRGYLKEVERIIKEL, encoded by the coding sequence ATGAAACATTTAGTAGTTTTTGCCCATCCAAATCCAAAGAGTTTTGGAAAAGGGATCGTAGATGTTATTGTAAAAGCCTCAAAAGAAAAGGGGATGGATGTAAGGGTTAGGGATCTTTATCAAATTGGTTTTGATCCTGTTTTAAAGCCATCAGATTTTGAGGCCATTCACAGCGGAAAAGTGCCGGAAGATATTGCAGAAGAGCAAGAGCATATCAAGTGGGCGGATGTGATTACTTTTGTTTACCCTGTTTGGTGGACCGGACTTCCTGCTATGCTAAAAGGTTATGTTGACAGAGTGTTTTCATATGGATTTGCCTACCAGTATGTAGATGGAAACCCCGTCGGTTTGTTAGAAGGGAAAAAAGCGCTTTTATTCTGCACAACAGGTGCTTCAAATGAAATATATGAACAAATCGGGATGCACAATTCGATGAAACAAACCACAGATCAGGGTATATTTGGTTTTACGGGGATCGAAGTAATCGACCATGTTTTCTTTGGAGCAGTTCCCACTGTTGATGAAGAAACTCGCCGGGGCTACTTAAAGGAAGTAGAAAGAATCATTAAAGAGCTATAA
- a CDS encoding HDIG domain-containing metalloprotein, with protein sequence MKKVIPNRDEAFELLKEYNQNESLIRHALAVEAVMLHFAELFGEEDKEKWGIIGLVHDLDYEMYPDEHCKKVREILTERNWPEDYIRAIESHGWKLCTDVEPVERMEKVLYTIDELTGLITATALMRPSKSILDLEVKSVKKKWKQKGFAAGVNREVIEEGAKMLGMELDKVMEETIKGMRKVADVIGLKGEV encoded by the coding sequence ATGAAAAAAGTTATACCTAATAGGGATGAGGCGTTTGAACTTTTAAAAGAGTATAATCAAAATGAAAGTCTAATCCGGCATGCCCTGGCGGTCGAAGCGGTTATGTTGCACTTTGCCGAACTATTTGGCGAAGAAGATAAGGAAAAATGGGGAATTATCGGATTAGTTCATGACCTTGATTATGAAATGTATCCCGATGAACATTGTAAGAAAGTAAGAGAAATATTGACCGAAAGAAACTGGCCGGAAGATTACATTCGGGCAATAGAAAGCCATGGCTGGAAACTTTGTACTGATGTGGAACCGGTGGAGAGAATGGAAAAAGTGTTATATACAATTGACGAATTAACGGGATTGATTACCGCTACTGCTCTTATGCGGCCAAGTAAAAGCATCCTGGATCTCGAGGTAAAATCGGTCAAGAAAAAATGGAAACAAAAGGGTTTTGCCGCAGGAGTAAATAGAGAGGTTATTGAAGAGGGAGCAAAAATGCTGGGGATGGAATTGGATAAAGTAATGGAAGAAACTATTAAAGGTATGCGGAAAGTAGCAGATGTTATTGGGCTAAAAGGTGAAGTGTAA